In Oreochromis aureus strain Israel breed Guangdong linkage group 9, ZZ_aureus, whole genome shotgun sequence, the genomic window AATttaggttttttatttttgacagtGCTAAAATGCAGCAGCATCTCtgtatcatgtagaaaaactgagacgtACTATTGTTGGTGTTGAGAAATCTCATGGATTAAATGTACAGTTAAACTACTTTAGAATGACAGGAAGGAAAGTCTCACTGCTCTgacccacttaagatcaaactGGGTTGTATGTGATTCACAATGCAAAATGAGTTCGACTTCCCTGAACTAACTGGATATCAACCTCACAGCATTAACACATAAGATgaaaacactttttattttataacgcgagttattttaattttcagctgtgatgtttgatCATCTCATTCATTTGCAGAAACATTTTCTTGTCACTTTTATTGGTttattttctgccttttttggGGTCAATTTGATTCATATATTACTAAGTAAACAAAGCTGTTTATTCACCTTATTAGCTGCAGTGGGTTGTTTGCCAGCTGTCAGTTTCTGTTTCAAACTAAACTACAAACTGCTTCTCTTATGATTTGGGTTTTTGCACCTGTAAGCTCCACAGCGGCGTTCACTCATCACTCTCCGATTTctgcatttaaataaataacaatttcAAATGCGAACTCTGTGACtgaaaggtttttatttttataataaaagtattttactgttgCAACGTTTGTAACTATGGAAACATCACACACATCATTTTAGATTTGCCCAGCTGCAACTTAAGAGGGCATAACGTTTTTTTTAACACCTCAGAAGTTAGCAGGCCTGTCAGATGCTACGCGTTCAAAACTGCATTCCGATCTAATGTTAACATAACCAGGAGGACAAGGGCTTCTTTAATGGTAGAGAACATAAAAAATGCTCCAGCTAGTCACAAGGCTCACTCAGATGACTGCAAGCTGTTTATATCCTTCACATCTACTTTTATAACACttgccacaaacacacagcgtGCAGTCTTACAGAACCCTGCTGAACAATAGCTCTGTATTCTGGATGTGCAAAACAAATTCATGAGGAATATGCACACTCTGTAAGAAATCAGGGGTCATGAGCTGCGGATCCCTTTGATTTATTGGCACAGGATGAGCGTCGTGGTTACACCGGAAAACAAACCGCTGAGGTTTAAGCAACGGACGATATGCAAGACATGCTGGCGGGAAgggatttaaaacaacaacaaaacaaaaaaacatggctGAAATGTCAACGTTTAAATACATAATGATAAAGATATTAAGAGTATTACATAAAGCTGTCAGTCCCACCATGTAAGAGCTGTAAGGTTTAAGTAAAGGATGATTTTATGAGTTACTCCTCTAACCCTACCTCATTCTGCTTTTATCGTAGCTTCATGATGCTAATACACAGGTTAGACCAACACTGCCATGATTTGGCCTGTTAATGGAGCTAATAGCAAACAGCCAGTCAGCAGCAGTGATGCTTTCGGAGGCACTGATTATTGTTCACATGTCACAAAAAGATCCCTCTGCCTCTGGGTGCTCTCTTCTCTGCGTGGCCCTCTCTCCCTTCCTCCCTCGCTCACTCTCTGCCTCCATTCGTCCTTCTCTCTTCAGTAGCCCCATGGGAGCGTGAGGGTTGAAATGACACACAGTGGCTGACTGTCGCCCAGGGGCCTGGGTTCTGGCCTTGGCTGGCTGGATCTGTGTGGCAGCTGGTGAGCCCGCTGCCCTCTCTCTGGCCTGCAGCATCAACAGTGGTGGTAGTGGGACTGATTGGAGCCTCACTCTGATCTCTGACTCTGGGGCTGACGCTCAACTGCTCACTGCTGCCCACACAGCTGGTGGTGAGGAAGTGGAACACGGAGCGGGGATGTAATcaggaaaagaacaaaaacacgcacacaagcacacacgcaGAAACTAAACCGTCCACTAAATGCACACGGAAAAACTAAATCCTAACAAAACAGCATCAGATACAAGTAGACGATGGCAATACCCACAAGTCTGTGGGGGTTACGATATGGAACCTGGAACATCATAGAAATAGGACAGACTGTGAGGCTGCACGGAGGAAGCAGCGTCTCCCCAAGGACATAACGTGCTTCCAGTTAAGTAACATCTTAAACCTTCTTTGAAACTGTAATACTTATCACATGTTTGAGTTCAAGGCTCAGATTAAAGAAATAATCATTCATAAATAGAAACACCTTTCAGCCAAGCTAGCAGCATTTTACTGCAACCCACAAAGCCACACAAGACTTTCcaaagtcaaaaacaaaacaaacagcctcaaaTCGTCGCTCCCTTCATCACTGAGTAAGCATTAAGGTGCCAGACTTCTCATAGTGTTAGCCTTACTGAGTCACCAAAGGGTTACAGAGACAGACACCCTTCTTTCCTTCACTTCCTTCCTTCCTAATGcgtcattaaaacaaaaagcctACTCTATCAGGcaatatatttattaaaaacagtgACCTTGTGTGAAAGAatgattgaattgaattacatGTGTAGTAGCAGTTATTCCCTTTATAGTACCTAACATAGAAAAACTTTTTAGTTTGTGTTCTTCGCCTATCCACCTACATAACCAAAGATAAGAGAACAGGTTTGcgactaaaacaaaaacatctagGCAAGAATAAGAATCTGAAACGCAGAATATCAGTGTGACAGTATGGAAGTTATGATTGTGATGTGACGCAGTCTTGGTAAGAACACGAGTTGTCCAGATCTGCGGCAGGATAGTGATGAGTGAGACTGGATAGGCGGAGGGTGGTGGTCAGGTCTCAGTGGTGTCTGCTGGTGTAAATTCTGTTCCTGAGCACAGCTACTGGAGGGAGGTGGTGCCGCACACCAGGGTAGCGCTGGATGTGGTCGAACCAGCGGGTAACATTCACATACTGCTCCCTGTCCTGGATGGCCAAGTCCACCTGGGAAAGAGAAGATCACTGGAGGTAAAGCGTTTAACCGCATCGTGAAGGCGAGTTAAACTGACATCAGAAAATCTATTTAACACAGTTAAGGTcggcagaaaaacacaaagatgtttttgctgtcaAAGATGGTTTAACATTCATGAGTTTCCtacaaaaacaatcaaatatgAACCATTAAAAGTATAAAGCAGTGCTTTTCCCTCTTCCCTCAGTTTTATCCTGTTATCAAAAACATGTTAATGCTGCCTATCTGGGTCTCAAGTACACTCGCAAAATAGATTCTTAAACACGAGTTtgacttcctggttaaataaggATGAATAAAATCAGTAGAATTTACTCTCATTTTGGTGAAACATGGATATTTTCTTCTAGACTCTTTAGAAATCCCATTaaatgaagaaggaaaaaaagaatccaGTTTTAGTGAAACTCTTATATAGAAAACACAAAGCTAACGAGAGGCTACATGTAAGCAATGCTTACATTCATGAGATCACATGCGAGAAGTGTTGATGCACTGGTTTAGGTTGGTTTAAATGTTCTTATCTAAAAATAATTACACTTAAAGAACAGCTTCATGACGACTGCCTTTTTTATGCACTTTTGATGATGCGCTCTTATTAATACGGAACTCATGTGATATAAAACATGTATTTGTCTCTGTTGTCACAACTGAACAGATATCAAAACctgaaataaatgaattacAAACTTCAGCAGATTTCACATGATGGAAATCACATGGTaaacaatgttttcttttagttGCAGCACAACGCAGGTGGACAAATGGAAATGTTTGAAGCACTGAAATGTCCTTGAAAAACATTATTAagcgttttttttaatcacataatTAAGCGGAATATGGAAATTCCCCAAAACGGACAACGATCCAGCCTACAACCATTCCAGCATCAGTCAGGTTTAATGTTTGTGTAAAGTAGTTTCCCATGAATTGAACATCAGCACAGGCTGTGGTTAAGGGTCGCACTAGCTGACCTTCTGTCCCTGAGGTTAAAAACCACACTGACTGCAAACCAAAGTGACGCCCCTCTGCCTGGTGGCGTGGAGTGGGAGGAGGTGGGGGCCTTCCATCTTTGCCACAAAAACTGACATCTCTGAACATGTGATCTCCCCCCGCCTCCGTCTCATTCTGCCATTCCCATTTCTGAACTCGCTTGTTTTTTATCCTGTAAGGCGTAGCAAACTTACTTGTCCCTGGTCTGAGGGTAAAGACATCACTTTATGCCACATCGCTTTATCTGACTGAGGAGAAGTGAGAATCTGTTTATAATCCGTGTGTTTATTGCCAGCTTGTCCTCGGTGCCCTTTGGCCATGTGACTGGTCTAATTGTACGTTATGCGAGATGACAAATTGCTTATTAAAGTTGAGGTTTGACCAAAGTGAGCGTTGATAAGGAGAGAAAAGCATGAAAGATGGGGTGGATAGACGAATCCTTGGTAAATGACTGTAAGAATGTAATTAGACAAATAACTTTGAAAAACCTAAAGACAAGTTTCTAAAAGGTTTGGTTGTTACAAAGTGTTTCCTAGAAGCACATTTTAAAGATTCAAAGTTAATGTGAACACCCCAGAATACATTAAGTTGATAAATGAGTAGAAACATTGAGGCTTACGAGTAAAGTCGGCACATAAGGGAGCTTCAAACAGGTAACTTACTATGACTGGATGGATTCCATagtacacaaaaacatcagctAAGGTGAACTGGTTCCCAGCCAGATAGACCTTGTCTTGCAGGTAGAGATTGAGGTCCTGAAAGAGGAAATTTCAAAAGCATAAAACACGCTATGCAAATCAGGTCATTTCTTATGATAATTTATGCATTATGGTAAGTATTTCAATGCAAACACAAATGTCTTAATGTGACAGATGGACACATTATATGAATCACTAATGAAGCATCCCTAAAAAAAGTGATGCTGGGACTACGAAATGTTGCTGTCTTGATGGACGTTATAGACTTAAAGGGGGCACATCAGCAGGTTCATTAACCTATATATCTGTGGGTGCGTGAGGTACACGAGTCTGGTTCATGGCTTGCGTGCGTGTCTGTGCGCTGCTATGTGGATAGGAATAATATGTAACCTGAGGGTGAATGTCATCTCTCCCCATGACTGGCGACTTAGCACAGATGCCGTACAAAACGGGCTATTTGTTTACTCCTCTACCAAATGACTACAACTCTCGCTTGCAAATCTAATGAAGCCGTCTTAAACTTGGGCAGCACGTTGTGCGCTCCTCAGTCTGTGTCTGCGCAAGCAAAGTCGTGCATGGAAGTGCTGGTCCCTGGGGAAGGGACCATCTTTAGCACTTGTACATTGTGCGAAGGCGAGGGAaaactccaaacacacacagagcatcTTGGGGGCAAATGGAGTTATTGTGCGGGAAGTGTGGGTGATGCCAAACAAGGCATGAAGACTGCAGACTTCCTCCCCTTCCACAGGCAGATCCTTGCTTTTCTTTAGCCTACAGCCATCAGGCTGAAGCCTAGTCGAGCATCAGAGGAGAGGCAGCTCTCCTGCTGCCCTGCACCCAGCACATGGAGCTCAAACCTGGGTTCTTTGCTACCTGCCCCCACCTAACTGTGCATCAGTGCTGTTGTTGCATTCAGATAAAAATCCTACAGAAGAGTCAACTCGAGCCTATGAATAACTAAATAAAGGAGATACAGGTGCACTAATGAATCACaccttttctttattatttctgTACAAACTTGATGCTCCAGAGACTATTTTTTATTGTCGCTGCCATTCTTAGACTCAGACACAGTGATCTCTCGAGTTTATACAACTTTCATTTGGCCTTCAGGCAACCATAGCCGTCAATACACTGCTCAgtactccatccatccattttcttatctGCCTATTCAGCTTCGGATATAGAGGGAGGTTGAAGCCTGTCCTGGCTGACACTGTGTGACAGGCTTTTTACTTTCAATTGTAACACCTGAAAACATTACACAGGAgtcaaaaaaaacagaagtgaaaACGATTTCTTCGTTTACACTGAGAGTTTACAGTTTTGTCAAAAACTGAATGATCGTGCTCTCCACTCACTGAAGACAAAGTACTTAGCAGATGCAATCATTTGTATACTACAGCATTTGCATGCTGAAACAAAAGATAATAGTCAAATTGAGTGGCAGCAGGAAGTTTTCAATACTGGCCTGATTTGTTTAAAGTGGAGTGACAGACTTTCACCAACACTCAGCTTGTCTCTGGGTTCAGGGCCAACCCAAACTGGCTTGTTTATCAACATATTACATGAGTGACAAGATGTTTACTTCGGAAACAAGTCTCAGCTTGCGAAGCAACAAATGTCTTATTTGCATCCTGGggtgaaaagtttaaaaactcCTCCAGATGACACTTTTATCTGAGCATAATTTAATGGGAGATGACTGGTGTGCTTAAAAGGAGAGCGTTAAGGACGCGGCTCAAGCAGCAGGACAGGACAGGGGGCCACCGGGCACCAGTGCTGAGCTGCTCAGGGCGACTTCCGTCTGTAAGTGGCAccattaaaatatttaagaGGCCTGTCCAGATAACATGCTGCCGCACAGCATGACTTCTCAGCCATGCCACAACAGCGTGTCACGCTGAGAAgtgcgcacatacacacacacaaatgcacagacacTTCACGCTGACAGGACGGTGCCAAGAGGCGCGCGGCATCCAGCCGACCAGCGGCTGACGATCCGTTTCACGCTGACTGGCGTCAGGCACATTAAAGTATTTTGCTCTGTCGCGTGGGGCCATGTCACTGAAGGGCCATACATCAGCCCGTATTCCTGTCGCTCGCGCCTTAATAaggcaaacagacacacacattgaccTAACTGGTGGTCACAGGAGGTCAATGTGGAAGAAACTGACAAAGAAACTATCAAAGAAAAAGAACGATTTTAACACTGATTTtagcacaaagaaaaaaataagacttCTAAGCATGTTTGGAAACATCAGGATTAAAATCTGGGATCATTTTAAGTACGTATGCATTTAAGTCTAGAAATGCTGTTTCAATGAAAAGGAAAGGATTTCAAAGATTTCCTTGAAAATCAGCTCTTTTACCTTTAGGACGGTCTTGATGTCTTCCTTTGTGCAACTGTCGAGTTTGGTCACTCTGTACTCGAGCCACTGCTGCACCACCGCTCTGCTCTCTGCGGTGTCACCCAGCAGCTCTGGGCGCTTGGCCTCTTTCGCCAGGTGACAGGCGATGGTCACCAACCCCACCAGCGGAGGACCATTATTATTCTGTAGCACAGGTACCTGGAGGGCGAGGAgtgacagtgaggggtagttACAATCATTTCAATGCATCAGAAGCCAGCACTGTCTTTCTAAATAACACGCTTCATTTCCAGTGAAGGCAAAACATCCCTAATAAATGCATTTATTGTATTTGACTGTCTGGATCTCATATGCACGCCGATTATCAATGTGTAATTTGGAAAATACTGATTAGGGAAATTACGATGGACAGTTAGGTTGATATCCAGAAGAAAGAGTTTAATATGGGTGGGAAAAAATACTTTCACAACTTTTCCTTATTAATCTTTCACTACAgcatcctttaaaaaaatctggtcATCCATTCTCTCTGGGATGAAGCTCAACATGAAGAAACTCCTCAGCCACATTTTGAAAggttttatatgtatatatacatatatatgcacacacacacacacacacacatttatatatgtatactgACGAAGGTGGTTAAGCCGATGCAGTCATCTGCACAGGGAGCAGATTGCTACCCCCACTTCTACAAAACCATCATTTACTGTTGTTTTGGACATACAGACAGATGAATTCAAATATCCAGTagatgcatttaaaaacaaacatacgtCCGGTCTTAAATATGACTAAAAAGATAAAGtaattaatgttaaaaaaaaaaaggactgtttaaaaatacaacaaaaacggTTTAAGGTCTTTAGGAGGACGCAAAATGTGTATGAAtgagtgatgatgatgatttgatGATAACTCCAATAATATGAAATGACAATTTTAAGGGCTTCATTTTGGAAACTTTAATTTGTTCAAACTTTATAAGACATTATTATCAATCGCTGTCATTTTTCTTTACTCTCCCGTTTCccaaatatgtttattttcccctgaatgaaaataaattacataaaataaataacaataatttacTATTATTAGTACTTCACATgaaatttatattattttaaatatagttCCATATACATTACTAGAGTTCACTTGCTCTGTCCATCCCATGGTACTGACGGCTAACTCCTCCCCTCGCTTAGTTTCAATGGACGGCCATAGACAAAGCATGGGGCTACGTCTATTATAGCTTTATGCTATCCACTATGCTGACTTTTCCCAACAAGACCGCTGGCAAACACATCTCTCTGCGTGGAAATGCTGGGGAAATGGAGAAGCTTAGCTGACAACAGACGAACAGCCCGATATAGACACACTATAAGCACAGCTTTATTTCCAACACACATGCATGGCGTGTTAGCACTCCCCTGCTATAGCTAGGTGTCCCGGTTACAACAGCTCAGGAGGCTCCTTTCAGTTAAAATGGCAACTGTATCACCTACAGTAAATGACACAATAATGAACCGTTATATCACCTTTTTATCCCCCTGCGTACTGTACTTATTCGCCTTTTTTTGTCCAAGGTATTTCTCCAGCGAAGATAGCTCCCGCAACGCCATGTTTGTGACTGTCGGACAGGCAGGGTAGTGTGCGAATGATGTGATTGGCTTAAAGTCGGAATTCCCGCCCACACACGCTTGACTGACTGAAGATTTAACCAAAGAAAACTTGGCATACGAATCCTTTCATTGTATTGCATCAGAGCTTCTCCCAACTTAACCGATGAAACCAGTCtgtgaaaaaactaaaataaattaaaatacagatacctttatgttttatttagtaAGGGCTATTATATAAAATTGCTATAAAATTACTTTGTAAGGAactatgataataataataataataataataataattataattataataatgatcTCCAAATAGATtacataattttttatttcaggTAACAATGAAACTCATtcttacatatatataaatttgATCATAGATTTATTGCAGATGTTTTTTAGAtggggtttaaaaaaataaaccaaagcaaccaaccaaacaaaaaacaatcaacCTGTGGATGCAGGTTACAATGCAAGGTTTCGCATGAAATTCACTGGGTTCaggtattttgtttttatgacttTCACATGTTTACACCCAAATAAATGTTGCTGCCATGGGTGGAGGAGAGTGCATCTTCCAGACTGCAAAAATTGCTAAAAATCAGTTCAGTGAACCTGGCACTGGCCTGGCGTCTGAGCTCCCCAGATTCTAGTCCAATCAAGCGTTCATGGGATGGGATGAAACAAGCCTGATTTGCAGAGGCCCACCCTGCAACCCACAGGATCTAAAGGAATGCCAGCATTTTACTGCCAAGCACAGTAGTACACACCCAGAGGTCTTGTGTCTtagccccagcagaccacagctATTATGGCATCACAAGGCAACCcgcagtattgtgcaaaagtcttgaataTATCGATAGATGCATGTCCAGCATTGGGTGTAACATTGTAACGTGTTACAAAGTAATGCGCTACTGTAATCACATCACATATTTCAGTAACAAAGTAATGTAACTTGCTACTGTACTAAATTTAGTAATTTGATACAGTTACAATTATGTTGTTACTTTCCTTACAAAGGGTTCTTCAGTTATCTGTGTGCAGTGCAGTtagaaagaaacattttttcttcctttaattaagtaacatactgcattacttttaagaaaagtaacaaGTGAAGTGTAATACATGACTTACCCCAACACTGACCATGACAtggcctccaccatgttttacagatggctgcagacactcactgttgtccCTCTGTCCTGGCCTCCTCCACGAGGCCCGCTTCTGATGAggtttcagtgaacagtagatgtaTCAGCTGATGGTCCAGATGCTCAGACCCTATGTCTGGATTTTTccctgtttcttaaggacacGACTGTCAGATACTGTTTATCTGCTGTAGAGAGTTTTAAGGCctgacagtttttcttttatccaGTTTCCCCAAACTATTTAAGGACACAGTGCACACCATGTTGAGAAAGATGTTTTCAGCTAACAGTTCTGATAAAGTagttttatgtctgtcaaactgtgttatctttggtagttatcatagattcaactaaagaaactgaaacaaacaatgtgtttttgtgacaggctgctgccAATGAAGATACAAtgtaaaattggttctttgataggttgtctgttatgtgtagacacaacactggttcatctttAGGGTTAGGtgtcttttttatgtttgaatgacTCATAAGTCTGTGCTAggtgaaaaatgttttagtgtATCTGAAAATTTATATAACTGATATCGACTCTAAGACTTCTTGCTTTCTGAGCCAGTCTATTGATAATACAGATTAAAAACAGCTAATCCAAACTATTAGTCTGATGATCAGTAACCACTCAGACTACGAACAGAGTACATGCTGAAGCCAGAAAGCTGGTACCTTACTATAGATTCTGAATATTTATAAACGGATTTCTTTGTAAAGAGATGAGTGTGTGGCTGTTCAGTGTAATTTGAGATCAGTAAAAGCACAATATTTGTGTATCCCAGCATTCCCCTGGTGTACTCTCCCAGCTCCCATCATTGTAGGCTGGACTAATCAAAAATGATTCTTCTGTCCGTTCTTAGCTGCGTGCATCTTATCACTAAAGCTTTTCTTGTGAGACTTTGTGGTCAAATAGAATCAGAATGACAGAGGGAGGTCTGGAGTTTCAGTCTGAAGTCCTGCAGCAAAGTTTTCCTGTCCTGTCCGTCTGCCTCTGCAGTGGGTCCTGGATGTGACATCGTGTGTGGCGTGTCTTTTTGGATATATACTGCGCGCATATGATTTACCCATAATGAAAtgtcacctgtcagtcaaaactAGGCTTACTAACTATGTACTGTGcaggtatatgtgtgtgtgtgtgtctgagtacGTACTTGTGTGTTTAGTGAGAGTGACAGCCGTGCTGAGGTGCCACACTGCAAACTTTTCTTTCCGAGCACATCCTCGCTGCAACAACTCACCTCGATGACAAGACGTAAGGTTGCATCAGCGACTAGCAATACAAAtcaaaatcatcttttttttgttcttctggaTTTGATCCACTTTAATGATACTGCAGTAAAGGCTGCCACTTTGAACTGAAGCCAGTGCTGTCCGCTTTTGTCTGGGACTGCATTTAGTGGCAGTGACTGATCAGAGTATCCATATGCTTTACTTCCTATTAATTGAATGCAATAATTAAAAGATATGCAGgcaagaaaaaatataaaaatcatcAATAAATGATACGTCAAAGTGGGGATACAGTCCACCTGTGGTTTTCTGTGCAATAATAAAAGAGAGCCACAGGGAGGACAGGGCGAAAGAATCAACTTCTTAATCAAAGGAGACAGTGAACGCAGCGCCCAAATTCACGAAGCTGAACTTTCTTTTAAGCAAAAGCACATAAAGGAATCAAATTCATAGAGAGAGCAGGAGTGGATGTCAAGCTCGTACTGAGAGAAGTTCACACCGTAGTCTAACATACCAATTTCAATATTTTAATATCAACGGCCTTTTTGATTCTCATGCAGCAGCAGCCGTGCTTCACGTGAACTACTTTCACTGATGTTTATTGCCTCGCACATCCAGCGCATCCACACTGTTCCTTTTCGCTGCGTACGCTTAATATAGAAGAACAGATGATATTTTTAAACCCAATTTGCTGAGAAAAAGCTGTCCcagaaaacaaattaattatAAGAATGAGTACGCAGACTATCACAAATGATTAGATGCCGTGAAACGAGGTAAGCCTAATTCTCTAacctttcagttttgttttgggtttttttgtgtgggtttttttttttcctgtttgtttataGGCTCCAGCACGTCATGCGCTTTCACCCTAGTAGGGCTTCCATAAATGCATGCCTGCAGCATTAAAGTGCATCTCCTTTAACTGAATGCCTCGAAGCTGCCACATTCTGTCTGTACTCAGGCGGGCTGAGGACAGCGATCCCTAGTGCTTAGGACTAACTGTAGCCTGTGGGAGTTTTCTCCTGCCGATTGTGCTACACAATCTGGGGTCACAATAGTAAGGAAACCTacagtgggggggggggcagagatAGTGCCGTGGGGCTTCTTGAGCCTGGCATAGCCATAAACGCAGCCTCAGTCCTAGTACATGTATCCCGCCCCCCATCTGCGTAGTCTTTAGTTTACAATATGCTATTATGCTGATTTGTCTAGCTGGATGCGGGGCCTACAGGCCCCCGCCTGTCTCCTCTGTTACCTTTCATGACCTGTGAAAGCTCTTTGACTGTATTttaaccacacagatgcttgcggaagaagaagaagaagaagaagaagaaggtgggGGTGTGGGCCGGGGAATTGGTTGCGAATAGTGGACGTGAATGCTGTCAGCACAGATTGGTGAAATTGCATATTGGTGCTAGGTCGGATCCCCACCGTAGAGTGAACATGGGGACAGACGCCAGGCGGCTGGGTGACAGTTTGGGAGAAGGTTGAGGAGCTGTGAGATGAAGACAGACAGATGCATGGGAGTCAGCATGCTGCCTGTATCCACGGCTcctgtcagcttttatttatgattctttttcttgtccaa contains:
- the eef1e1 gene encoding eukaryotic translation elongation factor 1 epsilon-1, which translates into the protein MALRELSSLEKYLGQKKANKYSTQGDKKVPVLQNNNGPPLVGLVTIACHLAKEAKRPELLGDTAESRAVVQQWLEYRVTKLDSCTKEDIKTVLKDLNLYLQDKVYLAGNQFTLADVFVYYGIHPVIVDLAIQDREQYVNVTRWFDHIQRYPGVRHHLPPVAVLRNRIYTSRHH